The Ziziphus jujuba cultivar Dongzao chromosome 5, ASM3175591v1 genome segment AAGATTCAGTTTTTCTAGTGAATTGGTTTTTTTGTCTACCAAATGTCATTTAGctaattactatatataatacAGGCAAAAAGCAATCTCAATCACATAGCAGAAACTAATTCCTAAACTTGCAACATCTCCAAGGGAAACAACAACTTGGTGTCCCTTGCTCTTGATTATGCAATTTCATTGCTCTGTCGTTGTCTGTTTTCAACCAGAGGAGCAAAGTTTTCAAAAAGACAAAGTAATCAAGGTGTTCAGTATCTTCTCATCTACATGTATACCATTCAAACAATTAACTTTAATTTCCTGCTGGAAATACTTGCGTGTATTTTCAATCAACTGCTGGGGCTGCAAAATCAAACATTCAGATTTTAACCGaagttaaaatttatatgagcCTTGAGGCATAATAGACAACCAAACAATTCCATCCTTCATCTCATTCAACCTATCATTCCATTCCACTCTCCTATCCATTCCATTCCCCCCTCTATTCTCACAACCAAACACCACCTAAAAGGTAaacttcttttattttggaattAACTATTGTTGATTAGATTAATGTAACTTGTATTCCAAGGCAAAAAAGATCTtaagaatttataaactttattaaGGCAacagtttataatataaaataattggttttacttaaaataaaaaaaataaaaaaataaaactatttagttttaaataatgTAAATTGGCCAGGAAGATTATAATATTGAATTGCCTAAAAATCTCGAAAAGTTTAGCTCACTTTCTTGATAACGAAACTGGCAGCAATATTACATGTTCCATCACCATCAAAAAACTTTCTTTTGTGTATTAAATACCAACagtaaatttgttttttgatgTCATATTACTTTAGTTTTTGAAATTAGATTTTGCACaaatcaatttatttgtttttggcatTTTGTTGCCTATAGGCTGTATATGCTATATGGGCCAAACTTATTGAACCAACTTGATTCAATTTGGATtcaccaaaaaggaaaaataaaataaaaatattcaatttggtCTACTTGTTTATATttcatctatatatttttatcattatgcTACTATGTGTTCTTGATTCATGTTTGTAATTGTAGTTTaaaaattgtattggaattgaAGTAAAAGCAAGAGTTTGAATAATAGTCATGGGCTACGTCTAAatactttttcattttcattttttattattttcttagggTGTTTAATAAAGCATTCTTATTGGAGAGGTTCTAATAGGCTAATAGCTCAATGTTTCAGAAGTTATCAAAACTTACTTGTTTGTTATATTGTGTTGTTGATTAATGTTtataacaaaaaagtaaaatgaaattGTCCTTGGAGTTTTGTATGCAAGTAACAAATAAATACTTTACTTGTAAATGCTTTATTATTCTCATTTATACATATTCTTTATCCAATATTGGTTATGCACAACTACATCTATTCTTAAATTCTTGCTAATTATCCTTCTAGTTTAATTTCCAACAAATTGGTAAAGTTTTTGATGCCTCAActacttatttattaaaaaaaaattagaccacTAACAAAAACATGTACGGTAGTGCGCCCactcaaactttaaatattatTGCTCAACAAAATATGGATAAAAGAAACTAGATAGCATCCTAATTTGACACAAATATGAAAAACTCAGCGtcttttttttatagaatttaatttataaaagcaggaaaaaaattttcttaatatGAAATTTGGGAAATCTCCCcatttttaaacattaaaatacCTCGATACTTCAATCTATAAATAGTTGTTAGTGTAATAAATTACAATGCAATAAATATCATCAGACGAGAGGACTCAATCTATTCTAAGATTTGAACAGCTTAAAGACTTTTCAAACATTAAAAATTGAAGCCCCAATATAAAATCCTAtgcattttgatattaaattttgggacaCGTTTGATATGCAGGATAGGTTCAGATCGAACAGGATAAAATAGTATagttttatatttgatatagtTTTAGACTAAATGATGAACTAGCTGTTCCATGTTTTGTGCAGAATTAGACTGAATTTgactaattttttaattagtttaaaagaaaaattataaaattctatttataattataataaaaataatgtacttaattaatattggaaattcatatatttgtatttacatataaaatttaaatttttattacatccacaaactatattaatttataattttaaaaataaataaaaattaaattataacataatattttataaataaaaattaatgagaaataaagttaattaatgaaattttgtaattgtaattttgtttttacattgtaattaaattgtaattttttttacacccacaaattacgttaatatatggttttcaaaacaaattaaaatgatattataatatgttaaatcatatgtacaaataaataaagttaacatcatatttaattaaaaatttgttgATAAGTACGATTTCACATACTTGTCTCCatacaaatgtatatatttgattttacacaaataatctacttatatgccaaataagtaaatacacgCATTGATAGCAATCCAAACAAACAACCGATTATAAAACCACTATGCCACTCATTGTTCAAGTTGGCATGTGTATGTGCGGTGATATGTTGTATTGGATTTGCCTCATTTAGATTTCTCATCATTTGTTCTACATACTCAGCATATGCTATTTCAGCTTCTTCAGTTGTATTATAggtttgatataaattattctTAAATCCTTGCACTTGTTGATAACATTCAagccaagaattatatatccctggttgtttacctttaaacacaacataaactctTCTCCTTACCATTCAATGTTTCtgcatattataataaattataacacaatttaataaaataataatataattaaacaaaacaattaACTAATTCAATAAGGTACATATTAATAcactaaaacataacacatgcTTCATATAAGTGTCTTTACATGCATAATAAGATACCAACATCCATTATCATACCACATATGTCCATAAACAACCATACAACGTATGTTCATAAAGTTCAAATCCAAGTGTTCATAGTTATCATCCCCTCATATATAGTCTTAAATATATGATACACAACGATActtagtaatttaaaaattttctagcaaattcaatcttgccCGCATCCGTTCTAATAATCTTAAAAATTTCAGCGTTCGATGGATCCaatctcattgccttagagatttCGAGATTGTCATCAACAGAGAAGCTTAACCTAtcaagctccatagctaagtattgtggataATTGGCTTCAGATTTATCTAACTTTGCagccaatttatcaaacaattttTCTGCTATATTGCCAAACCTACTCATAATGTCATCATCCTTCAATCTAGATTTTCTCTTACCTCTTGATTTGGGTCGGGTGGACGGTTCACTATGGATTTCATTCACAGACATTGGAGAACACACATTATTAAATTGTTCATTTCCACTCTCCAAATTCAAATCATTGACcatatcaattggagtttgtgctccatgtccCGTTGCCAgatcctttccaaaaatattagcaagcctCTCATATAGCGGAAACGGTTTACCTCTCCATGCCTTTGCACTGGGgttactctaaaataaaaacacaaacttttaattgtaaacaatagaaaaacataACTTCATATATCAAgtgaaaaaattcaatgaaagaaGATGTCCAAAGTTTCACAACCTGCACATATGTTTTCCAAACTCCGTCACTATCAACTTCCAAACATTTAAGAGAGTCATTCCATCCGAAGCCACTTTTGTTTAGCATATCGTATATTATACTgtattgcttcttccactttttcagCTTTGACTCAATGCGTGGATTTGCTCACAAGCCCGAATGAGGACATATCTCAGTCAATCGCCTCTTAATCATAGTAATTATGCCAGGCTTGAATGATCCTGTGTCACACTGCTACCCACTAGCTACAACCTCATCTAAAATAAGTAACAAAGCATATTCCTCCCCTTTACTCCATGTACGTCTATATTCAACCCCCCGGATATCGTGACTACTACCTCCAACTTCCATTTCTAtcgaaatacaaatttttatgatttcaacaatacaataatagcaagcaaataagaaaaaatcattCACAGATGACAACAATGGCACATAATATAAATTGGTTTTCATACAAATGATCCAAGATGTTTAACAAACAGTATAAACTAAAACAATTACAGGAGCATTAACGACAACACTCGACCACTAATGTCCATGACGACATCTCCACTCATcaaacatttgcttagctaaATCATCTCTCTAGTTAGTCTATTGGTCCGAGAAAGAAATCGATCCCATAATGTCATCGTCAGTACTAACATCAACATCTTTACTCCTATCAAACTCAACTTCCCCAGCATCAATtatcatttctcttctaataagATTATGTATAAGACAACATGCGGTAATGATCTTGATTTGTGTTGCAATAGGATAGAAAGATagacttcttaaaattgcccaccgctttttaagaaccccaaagcTTCTTTCTATGACATTCCTAgcagatgcatgcttcatgttgaaatactcttcgtgatttatgggtgcacaaccatctctccactcagaaaggtgatatcttgttcctCTATATGGTGCAAAAAATCTTTCATCATTAGTGTAACCAGTatccactaagtaataacaacctaaaaagcaaa includes the following:
- the LOC125423096 gene encoding uncharacterized protein LOC125423096 gives rise to the protein MLNKSGFGWNDSLKCLEVDSDGVWKTYVQSNPSAKAWRGKPFPLYERLANIFGKDLATGHGAQTPIDMVNDLNLESGNEQFNNVCSPMSVNEIHSEPSTRPKSRGKRKSRLKDDDIMSRFGNIAEKLFDKLAAKLDKSEANYPQYLAMELDRLSFSVDDNLEISKAMRLDPSNAEIFKIIRTDAGKIEFARKFLNY